The proteins below are encoded in one region of Corynebacterium felinum:
- a CDS encoding alpha-(1->6)-mannopyranosyltransferase A, with protein sequence MDSRDRDWASISFKLGLCATTLMFLGSFGGGSLQKRGSALEWFGLEFLSFGHGAALSNVTLWVGTTTLVIAWLLLGKAHADVAVVRRIVPWWLAPLAAAAPMMSRDVYSYLMQGSLLRDGFDAYTQGPSANPNAILFEVSHDWRNTTTPYGPLHLWIGEGVTRVVGDNVLAGTYVFKLISLLGFAAIIWAVPKIAQQLGADPGFALWLGVANPVMIIHMVGGMHNESVMVGLVSIGLWLALRSRNGGEFFFGIALIAVAMSLKATAAFCLPFVVWIWVNKAPTPAQKWVAFFVAAIGGAVLTVAIVALITSVSGASWGWIAALTGNTKVINPLSFPSFVAGHIANFGKIFFNPFPFNDVVAVTRKLSMLVMAGGFVACWWFFRSRPIIGTTVMYMVMFTFNAVTLPWYYASVLSLVGTFSSSRYVKQFVVAASVVVALAFTGSGNHQLYNPLWMATFTLIGWVGARWLFPRPTSGTELAEHSSGAQPRLLSITCENWG encoded by the coding sequence GTGGATTCTCGGGACCGCGATTGGGCGTCGATAAGCTTCAAGCTGGGGTTATGTGCGACCACTCTGATGTTTTTAGGGTCCTTCGGCGGGGGGTCTCTGCAAAAACGCGGCAGCGCCCTGGAATGGTTCGGGCTTGAATTCTTAAGCTTCGGCCACGGTGCGGCGTTGTCGAACGTAACGTTATGGGTGGGCACAACCACCCTTGTCATTGCGTGGCTGCTGCTGGGTAAAGCCCACGCTGATGTTGCCGTGGTGCGCCGAATTGTGCCGTGGTGGCTTGCACCGCTCGCCGCCGCCGCACCCATGATGTCGCGCGACGTGTATTCCTACCTCATGCAGGGAAGTTTGCTCAGGGACGGCTTTGACGCTTACACCCAAGGACCCTCAGCGAACCCGAATGCTATTTTGTTTGAGGTTTCCCACGATTGGCGTAACACTACTACCCCCTACGGGCCACTTCACCTGTGGATCGGTGAGGGGGTCACCCGTGTTGTCGGCGACAACGTCTTAGCCGGAACATACGTATTCAAGCTGATCAGTCTGCTCGGTTTCGCCGCCATCATATGGGCGGTGCCCAAGATTGCACAGCAATTGGGTGCCGATCCGGGTTTCGCGCTGTGGCTGGGGGTAGCCAATCCCGTGATGATCATTCACATGGTTGGCGGCATGCACAACGAATCAGTGATGGTGGGGTTAGTCTCGATCGGGCTGTGGCTTGCTCTTCGTTCGCGAAATGGAGGCGAATTCTTCTTCGGCATTGCGCTGATCGCAGTTGCGATGTCCTTGAAGGCTACGGCTGCGTTTTGTTTACCTTTTGTGGTGTGGATTTGGGTGAATAAAGCCCCAACTCCAGCACAGAAATGGGTGGCGTTTTTCGTTGCTGCGATCGGCGGTGCCGTATTAACGGTGGCGATTGTTGCCCTGATTACATCGGTCTCGGGTGCTTCCTGGGGTTGGATTGCGGCGTTAACGGGTAATACAAAAGTCATTAATCCTTTGTCATTCCCCTCTTTTGTTGCTGGGCATATTGCAAATTTCGGCAAGATTTTTTTCAACCCATTCCCCTTTAACGACGTAGTCGCGGTGACTAGGAAGCTGTCCATGCTTGTCATGGCCGGTGGTTTTGTGGCCTGCTGGTGGTTTTTCCGTTCTCGACCAATCATTGGCACCACCGTGATGTATATGGTGATGTTTACGTTCAATGCCGTGACCTTGCCGTGGTATTACGCCAGCGTGCTGAGCCTGGTGGGTACTTTTTCTTCATCGCGCTATGTCAAGCAGTTCGTGGTTGCTGCATCTGTCGTGGTTGCGCTGGCTTTTACAGGTTCGGGTAATCACCAGTTGTACAACCCCTTATGGATGGCAACATTCACGCTAATTGGTTGGGTGGGCGCACGATGGCTTTTCCCGCGCCCCACTAGCGGCACTGAATTGGCTGAACACAGTAGTGGCGCACAGCCTCGCTTATTGTCAATTACTTGTGAAAATTGGGGGTAG
- a CDS encoding polyprenyl synthetase family protein, with protein sequence MTKPLQAEAIPALVEQHVQEFFSAQRDDIARIGAPVSRAVELLENYVLSGGKRIRPLFAWAGFIAAGGERSGVEDSEAVLRAVSSLELIQACALIHDDIIDSSDTRRGHPTVHRVAEARHVDRKWMGHSGHFGHSVAILVGDLALVWADDLFHGSGISAAGIQRALPAWRGMRTEVIGGQLLDITLEASGSEDVELAHNVNRFKTAAYTIERPLHIGAALGGADEELISALRAFGTDIGVAFQLRDDQLGVFGDPAITGKPAGDDLREGKRTVLLSTALKLADAPTAQLIRQGVGNVTDPQEIAELTAAIRATGAHDAIEEQISALTAAGLEHLSRATIDSDTYALLERLALKATARWL encoded by the coding sequence GTGACGAAACCGTTGCAGGCTGAAGCTATTCCAGCGCTGGTTGAGCAGCATGTGCAGGAGTTTTTCTCTGCGCAGCGTGATGATATTGCCCGTATTGGTGCTCCTGTGTCGCGCGCCGTGGAGCTGTTAGAGAATTATGTTTTAAGCGGGGGGAAGCGAATCCGCCCGTTGTTTGCGTGGGCTGGTTTCATTGCCGCTGGGGGTGAACGTTCGGGTGTAGAGGATTCTGAGGCGGTGTTGCGCGCTGTGTCGTCTTTGGAGCTGATTCAGGCCTGCGCGCTGATTCACGATGACATTATTGATTCTTCTGACACCAGACGCGGTCATCCTACTGTGCACAGGGTTGCTGAGGCGCGTCATGTGGATCGCAAGTGGATGGGCCATAGTGGGCATTTTGGTCATTCGGTGGCGATTTTGGTCGGCGATTTGGCTCTGGTGTGGGCTGATGATTTGTTCCATGGTTCTGGGATTTCTGCTGCTGGTATTCAGCGGGCGTTGCCGGCGTGGCGCGGGATGCGCACGGAGGTTATTGGCGGGCAGTTGCTGGATATCACGTTGGAGGCTTCCGGTAGTGAGGATGTGGAGTTGGCACATAATGTGAATCGTTTTAAAACGGCGGCGTATACGATTGAACGTCCGTTGCATATTGGTGCCGCGTTAGGCGGTGCTGACGAGGAGTTGATTTCTGCGTTGCGTGCTTTTGGCACGGATATTGGTGTAGCGTTTCAGTTGCGTGATGATCAGTTGGGGGTTTTCGGTGATCCGGCCATCACGGGTAAACCTGCGGGTGATGATTTACGGGAGGGCAAGCGTACGGTATTGCTCTCGACTGCTTTGAAGCTTGCCGACGCCCCTACTGCGCAGCTGATCCGCCAAGGGGTGGGCAATGTTACAGATCCGCAAGAGATTGCTGAGCTTACGGCTGCTATCCGCGCAACGGGTGCTCATGATGCTATTGAGGAGCAGATTTCTGCTTTAACCGCAGCAGGTCTGGAGCATTTGTCTCGGGCGACTATTGATTCCGACACTTATGCACTGCTGGAACGTTTGGCGTTGAAGGCGACCGCCCGGTGGCTGTAG
- a CDS encoding excalibur calcium-binding domain-containing protein, translated as MKVRSSLLACTTALAVAFSGTPVSFAQDSTTATIVSTDSQQGASPDTATTDTTTAANHTTSENNATTNAQDTTEAQQEQGLSPWAIAGIGAGIAVTIAAIGGAVQWAMHHGLIPNPFQPPAPPAPPAPPAPPAPPAPPAPPAPRPAPAARAVTPPPAPQPAPQAYYRNCREVWRALGRPIRSHEAGFHSRLDRDGDGVGCERRPR; from the coding sequence ATGAAAGTTCGTTCTTCTCTCCTCGCATGTACCACGGCACTAGCAGTCGCATTCAGCGGTACCCCTGTCAGTTTTGCCCAGGATTCCACCACCGCAACGATTGTTTCTACCGACTCCCAGCAAGGCGCATCTCCTGATACTGCCACCACAGATACAACCACGGCGGCAAACCACACAACGTCAGAAAACAATGCCACCACTAATGCCCAAGACACCACTGAAGCCCAGCAGGAGCAAGGACTGAGTCCTTGGGCTATCGCTGGCATTGGCGCTGGTATCGCAGTAACCATTGCCGCTATTGGTGGCGCGGTGCAGTGGGCTATGCATCACGGCCTGATCCCGAATCCTTTCCAGCCCCCAGCGCCACCCGCACCCCCAGCACCCCCAGCGCCACCTGCACCACCCGCTCCCCCTGCCCCACCGGCACCGCGGCCAGCACCTGCGGCACGTGCGGTCACCCCACCTCCTGCCCCGCAACCTGCACCTCAGGCTTACTACCGTAATTGCCGTGAGGTCTGGCGTGCACTTGGCCGCCCGATTCGTAGCCACGAAGCTGGTTTCCATAGCAGGCTCGATCGCGATGGTGACGGCGTAGGCTGCGAGCGTCGCCCACGTTAG
- the rsmH gene encoding 16S rRNA (cytosine(1402)-N(4))-methyltransferase RsmH has product MAEKSSHRADLQANFGHVPVLRDRVTELLAPAVEEMGDQAVIIDGTLGAGGHSEFFLKSFPQAYVIGLDRDINALTAARERLAPFGDRFVGLHTRFDQFLPLMQEEAEKGNTACRIGIEVGITGALFDLGVSSMQLDQVDRGFAYRVDAPLDMRMNDTEGITAADILNTYSHGDIARILKTYGDERFAGKIASAIVREREKQPFSTSARLVELLYANIPAATRRTGGHPAKRTFQALRVEVNRELEAIENVIPLITDLLVPGGRAVFMSYQSLEDKIVKKFFTELTTSKTPAGLPMDLPEYAAKFELITRGAEKANEKEIEENPRSAPVRVRAIQAKKGAR; this is encoded by the coding sequence ATGGCAGAAAAGTCTTCACACCGGGCAGACCTTCAGGCCAACTTTGGTCATGTTCCCGTTTTACGCGACCGCGTCACCGAACTTTTGGCACCAGCGGTTGAAGAAATGGGCGACCAAGCCGTCATCATCGACGGAACCCTCGGCGCCGGCGGGCACTCTGAATTCTTCCTGAAAAGCTTTCCACAGGCCTACGTCATCGGCCTTGACCGCGATATCAACGCGCTGACCGCAGCACGTGAGCGACTAGCCCCCTTCGGCGATCGATTCGTCGGCTTGCACACCCGCTTCGACCAATTTCTGCCACTCATGCAGGAAGAAGCAGAAAAGGGAAACACTGCTTGCCGTATTGGCATCGAGGTTGGCATCACAGGTGCACTGTTTGATCTAGGTGTGTCGTCCATGCAGCTTGACCAAGTCGATCGTGGCTTTGCCTATCGCGTTGATGCGCCATTGGATATGCGCATGAACGACACCGAGGGGATCACTGCTGCCGATATCCTCAATACTTACTCCCATGGGGACATCGCGCGAATTTTGAAAACTTACGGAGATGAACGATTCGCAGGCAAGATCGCCAGCGCGATTGTGCGCGAGCGTGAGAAACAACCGTTTAGCACCTCCGCGCGTTTGGTCGAACTGCTCTACGCAAACATTCCTGCGGCAACACGCCGTACCGGTGGGCACCCAGCTAAACGCACATTCCAAGCATTGCGTGTGGAAGTCAACCGTGAGCTGGAAGCTATCGAAAATGTCATCCCGCTGATCACCGACCTGTTAGTGCCAGGTGGGCGCGCGGTGTTCATGTCGTACCAGTCTTTGGAAGACAAGATCGTGAAGAAGTTCTTCACTGAATTAACTACCTCGAAAACCCCTGCCGGGTTGCCGATGGATCTGCCCGAGTACGCAGCGAAATTCGAGCTGATTACACGCGGCGCAGAAAAAGCAAACGAGAAAGAAATCGAAGAAAACCCTCGATCAGCCCCCGTGCGGGTCAGGGCTATTCAGGCAAAGAAAGGAGCACGGTAA
- a CDS encoding DDE-type integrase/transposase/recombinase: MPQAYWLAPSSLHERLHPGYRRKHNPTPHRLRRKDVMLTDQERTLICKQLDATPEVPIQQVYYQQWDHGQVLASLSSYYRMSKTPTCVSRGPKTTAVRVSKTPRTTPPQLVATKPYQTLVWDITTLPLLTRGHNTYLHCVVDLYSRAIVGWGIDDQPNTTVAEEIFTQIIATATKQGHQVEMIHSDNGTSMKSRKMQQFCQTHGIVRSHSRPRISDDNPHVESSFATLKNDPTYPKVFEDKNHARNWIRTWVDYYNTTRAHSALEFFTPHQILTNTWKGTWAIRNSAKQRLYEQNPTRFRHQRPRVRTPEPEVYFNLTNTPEHQGNTTLINELMQ, from the coding sequence ATGCCACAAGCTTACTGGCTTGCGCCTTCTAGCCTGCATGAACGCCTTCATCCAGGCTATCGACGCAAGCACAACCCCACCCCGCATCGGTTGCGGCGTAAAGACGTGATGCTCACAGACCAGGAACGTACACTGATCTGCAAACAACTTGATGCCACACCAGAAGTACCCATCCAACAGGTGTACTACCAGCAGTGGGATCACGGGCAGGTCTTGGCAAGTTTAAGCAGCTACTACCGTATGTCAAAGACACCTACGTGTGTCAGCCGTGGACCTAAAACCACCGCTGTGCGTGTGAGTAAAACACCGCGGACAACCCCGCCACAGCTTGTTGCGACCAAACCGTATCAAACCCTGGTGTGGGATATCACCACACTGCCACTTCTTACACGAGGGCACAATACGTATCTGCACTGTGTTGTGGACCTGTATTCACGCGCCATCGTCGGATGGGGTATTGATGACCAGCCCAACACCACTGTCGCCGAAGAAATCTTCACCCAGATCATCGCCACTGCTACCAAACAAGGCCATCAGGTTGAAATGATCCATTCCGATAACGGGACTTCAATGAAATCAAGAAAAATGCAGCAATTCTGCCAAACCCATGGCATTGTTCGATCACATTCACGCCCACGCATCAGTGACGATAACCCCCACGTGGAATCATCCTTTGCCACCTTGAAAAACGATCCCACCTACCCGAAAGTTTTCGAGGATAAAAACCACGCCCGAAACTGGATACGCACCTGGGTAGACTACTACAACACCACACGCGCGCATTCAGCACTCGAGTTTTTCACCCCACACCAAATACTAACCAACACCTGGAAAGGAACCTGGGCAATACGCAACTCCGCCAAACAACGGCTCTACGAACAAAACCCCACACGATTTAGACACCAACGCCCACGCGTACGCACGCCTGAACCTGAGGTCTACTTCAATCTCACCAACACCCCCGAGCACCAAGGAAACACAACCCTCATCAACGAATTAATGCAATAA
- a CDS encoding GNAT family N-acetyltransferase, whose protein sequence is MTVYYQSLSPHEFSVLCPSLVDVYIKAMGYDPAMKNSRITAWRAAVMEKNFHAVLAHNNTHILGVAYGYLGRPEHWWDREVRRALRLQGGASPRQLNILSQYFSVTEIHVSPQAQGKGIGTQLLSSLIAKSQSEHILLSTPEVAGEDNGAFRLYRRFGFEDFVRQMLFAGDERPFAILHATASSCP, encoded by the coding sequence GTGACTGTTTATTACCAAAGCCTGAGTCCCCACGAGTTTTCTGTGCTGTGTCCTTCATTGGTGGATGTGTATATCAAGGCGATGGGCTACGACCCTGCGATGAAAAACAGTCGGATTACTGCTTGGCGCGCGGCGGTGATGGAGAAGAATTTTCACGCTGTGCTTGCGCATAACAACACGCATATTCTTGGTGTTGCTTATGGCTATCTGGGGAGGCCTGAGCATTGGTGGGATCGGGAGGTGCGGCGTGCGTTGCGACTTCAGGGGGGTGCTTCACCGAGGCAGCTTAATATTTTGAGTCAGTATTTTTCAGTGACTGAGATTCATGTCAGCCCGCAGGCGCAGGGCAAGGGTATCGGTACTCAGCTACTGTCTAGCTTGATTGCGAAGTCGCAGTCGGAGCATATTTTGCTGTCCACCCCTGAGGTTGCTGGGGAGGATAATGGTGCGTTTCGTTTGTATCGTCGGTTTGGTTTTGAGGATTTTGTTCGCCAAATGTTGTTTGCTGGCGATGAGCGTCCTTTTGCTATTTTGCACGCGACTGCATCGTCGTGCCCATAG
- a CDS encoding Rv2175c family DNA-binding protein, translating to MLASVSSQQVPANVLPEGTELLNVPEYADRLGVPVTRVFDLLGDHKLICVFDDGVKKIPADFLSAKGTTNKFVPGVIALLADGGYTDEEILRFLFTEDQSLPGRPIDALHGHLAREVMRRAQAMAL from the coding sequence ATGTTAGCTAGTGTGAGTTCACAACAAGTACCTGCAAATGTTTTGCCCGAAGGAACCGAGCTGCTCAACGTACCCGAATACGCTGATCGCCTCGGGGTGCCCGTCACCCGCGTCTTTGACCTTCTTGGCGACCACAAACTGATCTGCGTTTTCGACGACGGGGTCAAGAAAATTCCCGCCGACTTCCTTTCCGCAAAAGGAACAACCAACAAATTCGTTCCCGGTGTCATCGCCTTGCTTGCCGACGGCGGCTACACCGACGAAGAAATCTTGCGCTTCCTCTTTACTGAGGATCAATCCCTGCCAGGGCGCCCCATCGACGCGCTGCACGGGCACCTTGCCCGCGAAGTCATGCGTCGGGCACAAGCAATGGCACTCTAA
- the mraZ gene encoding division/cell wall cluster transcriptional repressor MraZ has product MFLGTYTPKLDDKGRLTLPAKFREDLAGGLMVTKGQDHSLAVYPKDEFIRRARKAAEVSRTNPEARAFIRNLAASADEQRPDGQGRITLSAAHREYAGLTKECVVIGSMDFLEIWDAAAWARYQEETEAAFAAADDDILGGLL; this is encoded by the coding sequence ATGTTTCTTGGCACCTACACTCCCAAGCTTGATGACAAAGGTCGCCTAACCCTTCCCGCAAAGTTCCGCGAAGATCTTGCGGGTGGATTAATGGTGACAAAAGGGCAGGATCATTCCCTCGCTGTTTATCCCAAAGACGAGTTCATTCGGCGGGCACGCAAAGCTGCTGAAGTGTCTCGTACCAATCCGGAAGCCCGAGCTTTCATCCGTAACCTCGCTGCGAGTGCGGACGAACAGCGCCCCGACGGCCAAGGACGTATCACATTGTCGGCAGCACACCGTGAATATGCGGGGTTGACCAAAGAATGTGTGGTCATTGGTTCGATGGACTTCCTCGAAATTTGGGATGCTGCCGCGTGGGCGCGATACCAGGAAGAAACTGAAGCGGCTTTTGCAGCCGCCGACGATGACATTCTTGGAGGACTCCTTTAA
- a CDS encoding DUF3040 domain-containing protein: protein MALSEHEQKMLREIEQSLLAEDPQFGKSVAAESFGGSQGGVTLRGIAVIVIGLVLLVGGVAMSQISLWLVAVSVLGFMVMVAGGMWMLRSGGKSPVSVTSSHRTGSTSQGKLGERMEDNFRRRFEN from the coding sequence GTGGCACTTTCCGAACATGAGCAGAAGATGCTTCGGGAAATTGAGCAGTCGTTGCTGGCGGAAGACCCGCAGTTTGGCAAGTCTGTTGCGGCCGAAAGCTTCGGGGGCTCGCAAGGTGGTGTTACCTTGCGGGGGATTGCTGTTATTGTGATCGGCTTGGTTTTGCTCGTTGGCGGTGTGGCTATGAGCCAAATTTCGCTCTGGCTTGTCGCGGTCAGTGTCTTAGGTTTCATGGTGATGGTTGCTGGTGGCATGTGGATGCTGCGCAGTGGCGGTAAATCTCCAGTGTCCGTAACTAGCAGCCACCGTACAGGTTCGACTTCCCAAGGAAAGCTGGGGGAGCGGATGGAAGATAACTTCCGACGCCGTTTTGAAAACTAA
- a CDS encoding methylenetetrahydrofolate reductase has product MAATPTPARYQRAITDVITAPAPGRIPFSVEFMPPRTDEAEARLWKAAEVFHDLGAAFVSVTYGAGGSSRDRTLRIAHELAHHPLTTLVHLTLVGHTEAELIEILQGYASAGLSNLLALRGDPPGGDPLGDWTKIDGGYEYAEQLIRLTKNLPETQHFQVGIASFPEGHYRAPTLEADTEFTLNKLRAGAEFSITQMFFDIDYYLRLRDRLAAADPEHGTKPIIPGIMPITSLRSVRRQIELSGAYLPPALEERLVKAAGGNEEANRDEIRKVGIEESTIMAERLIAEGVPDLHFMTLNFARATQEVLHNLGMAPAWGPELGHDAVR; this is encoded by the coding sequence ATGGCAGCAACACCTACCCCCGCACGATACCAACGAGCAATCACCGACGTAATCACCGCCCCCGCCCCCGGAAGAATCCCCTTCTCCGTCGAATTCATGCCCCCACGCACCGACGAAGCAGAAGCCCGCCTATGGAAAGCTGCCGAAGTATTCCACGACCTCGGCGCAGCATTCGTCTCCGTCACCTACGGTGCAGGCGGATCCTCTCGCGACCGCACCCTCCGTATTGCCCACGAACTCGCGCACCACCCACTGACCACCCTCGTCCACCTCACCCTCGTCGGACACACCGAAGCCGAACTCATCGAAATCCTCCAAGGCTACGCCTCAGCAGGACTCAGCAACCTGCTCGCTCTACGCGGCGACCCACCAGGAGGCGACCCACTCGGCGACTGGACCAAAATCGACGGCGGATACGAATACGCTGAACAGCTCATCCGACTGACCAAAAACCTCCCCGAAACGCAACACTTCCAAGTCGGCATCGCATCCTTCCCCGAAGGGCACTACCGCGCACCCACACTTGAAGCCGACACCGAATTCACCCTCAACAAGCTGCGCGCCGGGGCGGAATTTTCCATCACCCAAATGTTCTTCGACATCGACTACTACCTGCGACTGCGCGATAGGCTGGCCGCTGCCGACCCAGAACACGGCACCAAGCCAATCATCCCAGGTATTATGCCAATCACAAGCCTGCGTTCCGTACGCCGTCAAATCGAACTCTCCGGCGCGTACCTACCACCAGCACTCGAAGAACGCCTCGTGAAAGCCGCCGGTGGAAACGAAGAAGCCAACCGTGATGAAATCCGAAAAGTAGGCATTGAAGAATCCACCATCATGGCCGAACGCCTCATCGCCGAAGGTGTGCCCGACCTTCACTTCATGACGCTTAACTTCGCCCGCGCAACCCAAGAAGTCCTCCACAACCTCGGAATGGCCCCAGCCTGGGGGCCAGAACTCGGCCACGACGCCGTGCGCTAA
- a CDS encoding SAV_6107 family HEPN domain-containing protein, translating to MNTVVSATTRFATRNNASGQYMHRAHWLIAEAVTYRKQQRYDLALDSAYQAALRTAAAAVALSPVARRVRKPASAWAQLRLVGKDAAVWADKCEKYSKLRSHALSGITTDIDVAQVDALINLVSEFIDAVETQSGSSPAAA from the coding sequence ATGAACACCGTTGTTTCTGCTACTACCCGTTTTGCCACCCGCAACAACGCAAGCGGCCAGTACATGCACCGCGCCCACTGGCTCATCGCGGAAGCCGTCACATACCGCAAACAACAACGCTACGATCTAGCACTCGATTCCGCCTATCAAGCAGCATTGCGTACAGCAGCCGCAGCTGTGGCACTGAGTCCTGTTGCGCGCCGGGTACGCAAACCAGCTTCGGCATGGGCGCAGCTGCGTCTCGTGGGCAAGGATGCTGCAGTGTGGGCGGATAAATGTGAGAAATATTCCAAACTTCGCTCCCACGCCCTTTCGGGGATTACAACAGATATAGATGTTGCACAGGTAGATGCACTGATCAACCTCGTTTCTGAGTTTATTGATGCAGTGGAGACACAGTCTGGCAGTTCCCCTGCCGCAGCCTAG